Proteins found in one Megalobrama amblycephala isolate DHTTF-2021 linkage group LG5, ASM1881202v1, whole genome shotgun sequence genomic segment:
- the bdkrb1 gene encoding B1 bradykinin receptor has product MQPEQLVSMATLQPPNTSVTPAYMDFFNSTDWQLVYSIIPPYIFIVCLTGILGNSFVLLVFLLQRSRWSVPEIYLGNLALADLILLVCLPFWAMNIRNYFMWSYGEFMCKVVNLSITVNMYTSIYMLVMVNVDRYLALVLTMKARWLRRKRYAKLICVVLWLFGVGMGCPNAVMRKLKDIPAHQAVECMLDYPSRSWRVAHLIQLNLVGFALPFLVITFCCFNIVRALKRRRDNGNWEDRNDRKATILVCTVTLLFFACWGPFHFITFIDMLCDLMVLDENKWANFLNIGNQFSVYLAFSNSCLNPALYVCSGNYFRRKVSSIYNRRKRSSEVTTQQRTVLTSTTTANQIKPVVLYEKD; this is encoded by the coding sequence ATGCAACCAGAACAGCTTGTGTCAATGGCGACACTTCAGCCTCCAAACACATCCGTCACTCCAGCATACATGGATTTTTTCAACTCAACAGACTGGCAACTAGTCTATTCCATCATCCCACCGTACATCTTCATCGTGTGCTTGACAGGAATTCTAGGAAATTCTTTCGTATTGCTAGTGTTCTTGCTCCAGAGAAGCCGATGGTCCGTCCCTGAGATCTACCTTGGTAATCTGGCACTGGCTGACCTCATCCTACTAGTCTGCCTGCCTTTTTGGGCCATGAACATCCGTAACTATTTCATGTGGTCTTATGGGGAATTCATGTGCAAGGTCGTCAACCTCTCCATCACCGTCAACATGTACACCAGCATCTACATGCTGGTCATGGTGAACGTGGACCGCTACCTCGCGCTCGTCTTGACCATGAAGGCCAGATGGCTGCGGCGGAAACGCTACGCCAAACTCATTTGTGTTGTTCTTTGGCTGTTTGGTGTGGGAATGGGTTGTCCAAATGCTGTGATGCGAAAACTGAAAGACATTCCGGCTCACCAAGCCGTCGAATGCATGCTGGATTATCCCAGCAGAAGTTGGAGAGTGGCTCATCTAATACAACTAAACCTGGTGGGATTTGCTCTGCCGTTCCTGGTCATCACATTCTGCTGTTTCAATATCGTCCGAGCCTTGAAGCGAAGAAGAGACAACGGTAACTGGGAAGACAGAAACGACAGGAAGGCTACGATCCTGGTGTGCACCGTCACCCTGTTGTTCTTCGCCTGCTGGGGTCCGTTTCACTTCATAACTTTCATCGACATGCTCTGTGATCTGATGGTTTTGGATGAGAATAAGTGGGCCAACTTCTTAAATATTGGAAACCAGTTTTCTGTATACTTGGCGTTCTCAAACAGCTGCCTGAATCCGGCGCTCTACGTCTGCTCAGGAAACTATTTCAGGAGGAAAGTCAGCAGCATCTATAACAGAAGAAAACGCTCCTCGGAAGTGACTACTCAACAGCGGACAGTTTTAACATCTACGACAACTGCCAATCAAATCAAGCCGGTTGTGTTATATGAGAAAGACTAG